The Candidatus Nanopelagicales bacterium DNA window GGCCCGGCATGCCCGGCGCCGAGGCCAGGTAGCTCAGTTGGTACGAGCGTCCGACTGAAAATCGGAAGGTCGACGGTTCGATCCCGTCCCTGGCCACTCCGATGAGACGGATATGGGCGAGACTCGTCCACACACTCCGCCACAGGCCGTTTGGCGTCTTGCCCCCCAAGTAGGATGCGGTCCCATGAGCCCATGGACGCCCAGCGGCCCGAACCTCGTGATCGAGGCGGACAACATGAACGTGTTGCCCAAGCTGCCCGACGGGGCTTTTCGCATGATCTACCTGGATCCGCCCTTCAACACAGGGAAGGTGCAGAAGCGCCAATCTCTGCGAACGACACAGTCAGCCGTCGGAACCCGGGTTGGCTTCAAGGGGCAAACCTACGAAACGATCAGAGGCCAAGTCACCTCGTACAACGACTCGTTTGAGGACTACTGGGCCTTCCTGGAGCCGCGCCTGGAAGAGGCCTGGCGGCTGCTGGCGTCGGATGGCACGCTCTATCTGCATCTGGACTTTCGGGAAAGCCACTACGCCAAGGTGCTCCTGGACGCCCTATTCGGTCGTGGCTGCTTCCTGAACGAGATCATCTGGGCCTACGACTACGGAGCCCGGAGCAGCAAGAAATGGCCCGCCAAGCACGACAACATCCTCGTTTACGTCAAGTCAGCACAGGGCTACTACTTCAACAATGAGGCCGTTGACCGAGAGCCGTACATGGCACCGGGCCTGGTCACGCAGGAGAAGGCGGACAGGGGCAAACTGCCTACCGATGTTTGGTGGCACACCATCGTGTCGCCCACCGGCAAGGAGAAGACGGGCTACGCCACGCAGAAGCCCGAGGGAATAGTCCGCCGAATGGTGCAGGCAAGTTCCCGACCGGGGGATTGGGTAATGGATTTCTTCGCTGGCAGCGGAACCCTAGGCGCGGTTGCCGCACAGCTGGATCGACGCTTCGTCCTAGTCGACAACAATCCCGAAGCGATCGACGTCATGGAGGCACGACTCGGGCGCGGGTCGCACCTCTGGCAAGACAAGCTAGCGGTGCTGCGGAAGCAGGACTGAGATGACTGGGGGCCTTGTCATCGCTGGCCAGGGCGTCCGGGATATGGGTCGATGCGGACCAGGAACCTGACAAAACGGGCAGGTAGACCCTTGACTGACTAGCTTCCGGTGACAGGAGCCAGCGGCGCTGAACCTGTAGCGTATGCACCGACATGCACGCGAATCCTGAACGCCCTGTGAGATCAGCCCCCCGAATTGGAACGCCGGTGCTGAACAAGGCCGACTTCGAAGAAGAGATGCTCACCGAGTGCGGGCGGTTCCCGGGCGAGGAGATCTCGGTGATCCGCATTGACCTGAACGGCTCCGAGTCGGGCCCCCTCCCGGAATGGGTGAACGTGACCCCGACAGCCGTCGCTGAGGCGGTGCTTGTCCTGCAGCGTCAGGTCCGCACGAAAGACACCATCGGCAGGATCGGCGACCATGAGCTGGCTGTGCTCATCGCCGACCTTCCATCCCGGGACAAACTCACATCTGCCACGAAACGCATTCGGGCAGCGCTAAGCGAATGGGCCGCGGTGGGTCCAGCGGGAGTGCCCACGGACGCGCTCGTCTGGCTGACGTCAGCAGGACCCGGCGAACGCCAGCCCCATTCCGGCGTGATCTGACAATGTGATCTCGTGAGCCCGGAAGCCCAAGATCAGGCCGATTCGGTCCCTCCGCGAGCCGCCCTCGTCCTGACAGCCCTGCTTCTGGGCGCTGTCGTCGCGAACATCAATCTGAGCATCGCCAACGTCGCTCTTCCGGACATCGGACGCGAGCTCGGAGCATCGCAAGCACAGTTGACCAACATCGCCACCGGATTCACCCTCGCCCTGGCATCAACCGTGCTGTACCTCGGAGCGATCGCGGACGTGTACGGCCGCAAGCTGATGTTCTTGCTGGGCGCCGCATTGAGCGTGCCGACCGCACTGCTAGCCGCCTACGCGCCCAATCCGACGGTGCTAGCCGGAGCTCGCTTCCTCGGCGGCCTCGCAGCGGCGATGCTGTTCCCAACCACGCTGTCGCTGATATCGGCATTGTTCAGCGGAGGCGCCAGAACCCGAGCCGTGGCCTTGTGGTCGGGTGTCGGCGGGGGCTCGGCCGTGCTCGGAACGCTCTTGGGCGGAATCCTGCTGGCCCGCCTCTGGTGGGGCTCGGTGTTCCTCGTGACAGCACCCATCGCGGTCATCGTCCTGCTGCTGGGCATTTGGGTTCTACCGTCCAAAGCTGGAGAAGCCGCCACAGCCGTTGACCACGCAGGCGGAGTGCTTTCCTTCGTGGCCGTGGCGTCGCTCGTCCTCGGGCTAGAAACGCTGGCAAACGGGCTGTCCGCGACCTTGATGAGCATGCTGCTCGTGGCCGTCGCAGCCGGACTGCTGTTCTTCCGCAGGCAGCGCCGTGCGCCACGCCCGCTGATCGACATGGCAGAGACGCGGCCGCGCACATTCTGGGTCTCAGCACTCGCCGGGACGATCGGGTTCGGGTGCCTGATCGGATCGATGTTCATCGGACAGCAGTTCACTCAGAATGTCCTGCACTACACGCCATTGGATGCCGCGCTAGTCACACTGCCCGCCGGCCTCTTGATGATCCTCGCCTCCTTCCCAGCCGCCACGCTGATCGCCAAGAAAGGCGGGCGGGTGACGATGTCTTTGGGTCTGTGCGGCTTCCTCGCGGGATTCGCGATCATGCTGCTGCTTTGGCACCCGGGCGCGAGCGTGCTCGTCATCGTTAGCGCCTACGGGTTCGCTGGCTTCGGCGCAGGACTCACGATGGCGTCAGCCTCACACTCGCTCATGGCCTCGCTGCCGATCGCGAGAGGCGGAATGGGATCGGCGTTCCTGGATCTGACGAGGGACTTCGGCGGCGCGATCATGAACGCGATCATGGGCACTGTGCTGGCGGTCTTCTACGCCGCCTCGCTGATGGCGAGGTTCCGAGAGCTGCCACCCGCCGAGGCGTCGAGCATTAGCCAAAGCGTTGGGCGCGAGATGACCTCCTCTTACGCAGGAGCCGAGCAGGTGGCTTCGGGCTACCCTGACCATGCCCAGGCCATCATCCAAGCCGCCAGCCAGGCGTTCACCGAAGGCAAGTCGGCAGCACTAGCAGTCGCCCTGGTGTTGTCGGGGCTGGCTTTAGTACTCCTGCTGGTCAAGTACCCCAGGCGCGCGGACGAGGAAGCGTTCTTCGCCGAAGTCGAGGCCAACGATCCTCAGCGTCCGTCAGCGAGCCCCGGGGACGCTAAACCGGCATGATGATCTCATGCGCTGGCCCAAGCTCCCCGACTCGATCAGGAGTTTCACGACCGACCCAGCGGTCCGGGTAGGAATCCTCCAGGCCACTTCGAGCATCGCCCCGGCCTACTCACGGGGACTTCTCCCGCGCACCCCATCACAGCAAGCGGCGGTCGTCGGCGTCACCGCTACCGCCTACTACGCCGTCGGCGCGACTTTCTGGTCAGGCCTGTCCAGCGTGATGGCTGGCACGCCAGGGCACCGGGCTGGACAGAAGG harbors:
- a CDS encoding site-specific DNA-methyltransferase, encoding MSPWTPSGPNLVIEADNMNVLPKLPDGAFRMIYLDPPFNTGKVQKRQSLRTTQSAVGTRVGFKGQTYETIRGQVTSYNDSFEDYWAFLEPRLEEAWRLLASDGTLYLHLDFRESHYAKVLLDALFGRGCFLNEIIWAYDYGARSSKKWPAKHDNILVYVKSAQGYYFNNEAVDREPYMAPGLVTQEKADRGKLPTDVWWHTIVSPTGKEKTGYATQKPEGIVRRMVQASSRPGDWVMDFFAGSGTLGAVAAQLDRRFVLVDNNPEAIDVMEARLGRGSHLWQDKLAVLRKQD
- a CDS encoding MFS transporter; translation: MSPEAQDQADSVPPRAALVLTALLLGAVVANINLSIANVALPDIGRELGASQAQLTNIATGFTLALASTVLYLGAIADVYGRKLMFLLGAALSVPTALLAAYAPNPTVLAGARFLGGLAAAMLFPTTLSLISALFSGGARTRAVALWSGVGGGSAVLGTLLGGILLARLWWGSVFLVTAPIAVIVLLLGIWVLPSKAGEAATAVDHAGGVLSFVAVASLVLGLETLANGLSATLMSMLLVAVAAGLLFFRRQRRAPRPLIDMAETRPRTFWVSALAGTIGFGCLIGSMFIGQQFTQNVLHYTPLDAALVTLPAGLLMILASFPAATLIAKKGGRVTMSLGLCGFLAGFAIMLLLWHPGASVLVIVSAYGFAGFGAGLTMASASHSLMASLPIARGGMGSAFLDLTRDFGGAIMNAIMGTVLAVFYAASLMARFRELPPAEASSISQSVGREMTSSYAGAEQVASGYPDHAQAIIQAASQAFTEGKSAALAVALVLSGLALVLLLVKYPRRADEEAFFAEVEANDPQRPSASPGDAKPA